Below is a genomic region from Delftia tsuruhatensis.
CAGCGCGTTCTCCACGAAGGTGCAATGCGGCTCGGGCGCCTCGCCCTCGAACAGGTCACCCTGGCGAACCAGCTCCACCCCCAGGGGGGCGAACATGGCTTGCAGCTCGGCGAGCTTGCCGCGGTTGTTGGAGGCCAACACTATCTTCATCGTGCAAATCCGTTCGGGCGCCCGCGCGCCCCTTGTCGTCAATCGGTGTGATGGGCATGCCTGCCGCCACCGGCAGGCACCGGCGGCCAGGCTCAGCGCTTGAACTGGCGCTCGGCCGAGCGGCGTATCGCCTCGTTGATCTCGGCGATGGAGCGCTCGATGGCCGCGTCGTCCAGCTCGTCTTCCAGGTCATCGATGGGCCCGCCCTGGATTGTGGACTCGAATGCGTTGTCCTCGATGTCCTGGGTGGAGATACCCATGGTGGACGCGAAGGCGTCGGGCGTCTCCCACTCCATGGCGATGGCCGTGACGTTGTCGCTGGCATCGCCGGCATTGCGCAGCGCGGTGTCCACCAGCTGCGGGATGGCCTGGGAGACGGTGCGTCCGTGCAGGGTCCGCAGCAGATGCCCCTCGTCCACGCTGCCCCACAGGCCGTCCGAGCACAGCAGCAGCCTGTCGCCCTGCTCCAGGCGGCGCGGTTCGGTCACGTCGTAGATGGGCTTGGAAGGCGAGCCCAGGCAGGTGAACAGCACGTTGCGGCTCGAGGTCTTGAGCTGTGCCGCGATCTCGCCCATCTCCAGGTAGGAATGGTCGCGTGTCCGCGCCAGCAGCTCCCCGCCGCGCACCAGGTACAGGCGCGAGTCGCCGCAATGGATCCAGGTGATCTTGCCCTTCTGGATGACGGCCGCCACCAGCGTGGTGCGCGGCGTGTCTATCATGCCCTTGCCGCTGGCATAGCGCAGGATCTGCCGGTGCGCCTGCAGCAGTGCATCGACCAGGAAGGTCTGGGGATCCTCCAGCAGGGGCTTGGCCTGGCGCTGGAAATGAACGGACATCACCTGCAGCGCCAGCTGCGCCGCGACCTCGCCCTCGGGGTGGCCCCCCATGCCGTCGGCCAGCACGAAGAGCACGGCTTCCCGCGTGTAGCAGTAGCCCATGCGGTCCTCGTTGAGCACCCTGCCGCCCCGGCGGCTCAGCTGGAACACCGAAAACCTCATGGCTTGCGCTCCTGGCCCGCGGCCGGCAGGCCGGCCGCGCCGCTGATCTTTTGCATGTTCTTCCTGGCGTCGGTCACCAGCGTGTCCAGCTGCAGCCGCATGCGTTCGGAAACGCTGAGCCTGGTGTAGCGGCGCTCGCCCTCGCGGCTCAATTCCTTTTGCAGCGCGAACACCGACTGAGGGCGCGACCCCGGATCCATGGCCATGCACCACTCGACGACCTCGATGAGGTTGTCCGAGTAGACGCCGCGCAGCTTGGTCAGCGCCAGCGCCAGCCGATCCTTGTCCTGGCGCTGCGGCGCCTCGTTGGGAGGAAAGCCCTGCATGCAGGCGTAGATGCAGGCGCCGATGGCGTAGATGTCGGTCCAGGGCCCCAGCGACGCATCGCGGCGGTACATCTCGGGGGCGGCGAATCCCGGCGTGTACATGGGGCGGATGAAGTTGCCTTCCTTGGAAAGCACCTCGCGCGCCGCGCCGAAGTCGATCATCACGGCACGGTCGTCGTTGGTGATGAAGATGTTGGCGGGCTTGATGTCCAGGTGCAGCATCTTGTGCTGGTGCACGATACGCAGACCGCGCAGCACCTCGTCGAACAGCGAGCGTATGGTCGATTCGCGGAACACCTTCTCGGCCTTGAGATCGCGCGCCGTGACGATGAAGTCCTGCAGGGTCGCCCCTTCCAGGTAGTTCATCACCATGTAGACGGTCTCGTTCTCGCGGAAGAAGTTGAGCACGCTGACCACGGAGGCATGGGAGATCTGCGCCAGCGAGCGCCCCTCCTCGAAGAAGCTCTTGAGGCCCAGGCGGTACAGCGAGAGTTTTTCGGGGGCCACGACAGGTTGCAGCTCTCCTGGGGCTCGGGTGGCCAGCGAGGCGGGCAGGTATTCCTTGATCGCCACCTGCTTGCCCTGCGCATCCAAGGCCAGGTAGACAACGCCGAAACCGCCGGAAGCAAGCCTGCGCACCACCCGGTAGCCGCCGATCGCGCTGCCTGGCGGCAATGGCGCAGGCTTGATCTTGGATGACATTTTTTTCGGGTAAACCTCAGGGACGGAGCGAAACCCGGATAATCGGGCGATTGCAAGCATCCATCAAAAGTCCAATGCCAGTTTACAGCATGACCGGATACGCCAGTGCCCAGCACGGCGCATCCGCAGAAGATGGTGGAGCGTCGGGCCGCAACAGCCGGCTCGGCCTGGAGATCCGTTCGGTCAACAGCCGCTTCCTGGATCTGTCGTTCCGCCTTCCAGACGAACTGCGCGCCCATGAACCGGCCCTCAGGGCCATTCTGACTGCCCGCCTCAAGCGCGGCAAGGTCGAAGTGCGCGCCGCCATCGACAGCGATGACGGCAATGCCCTGCCCGATCCCTCCACGGCCGTGCTGCAGCGGCTGTCCATGCTCCAGGACACCATCCAGTCCTGGCTGCCCGACGCGCGCAGCCTGTCGGTGGCCGATGTGCTGCGCCTGTCCGGCGGTGGGGCCGCCTCCTCCATCGACTGGGGCAGCGTGCTGCCCGCCCTGGCCGAGCAGGCCCTGGCCTCGCTCATGGAGGCCCGCGCCAGCGAGGGCAAGCGCCTGGCCACCATGCTCCAGGACCGCATCGCCCAACTGCGCAAGCTGGCGGCCGACGCCACCCCGCTGGTGCCCCAGCTCGTGGAGCAGCAGCGCCTGCGCTTCATGGAACGCTGGAAGGAAGCCATGGCCCTGGCCGAAGGCGCCGTCGCGCCCGAAGCCGCCCAGGACCGCGCCCTGACCGAGGCCACCGCCTTTGCGATCCGCATCGATGTGGCCGAGGAGGTCACGCGCCTGGACTCGCACCTCGACGAGCTGCAGAGCCTGCTCAAGAAGGGCGGCGAGATCGGCAAGCGCCTGGACTTCCTGATCCAGGAACTGCACCGCGAGGCCAACACCCTGGGCTCCAAGTCCGCCACGCTGGAGCTGACGCGCATCAGCGTGGACATGAAAGTGCTGATCGAGCAGATGCGCGAGCAGGTGCAGAACATCGAATAAGCCCCCCACTGATGCCCATGCGTAACCCAACTGCGCAAAATTCCATGGATTACCCCGGAAACCTCTTTGTCGTCTCGGCCCCCAGCGGGGCCGGCAAGTCCAGCCTGGTGCGGGCACTGCGCGAGTTCGACGCGCGCGTCTCGCCCTCTGTCTCCCACACCACGCGCGCACCGCGTGGCCAGGAAAAGCATGGCCGCGAGTACTACTTCGTCTCCGACCAGGAGTTCGACGCCATGGTCGGCA
It encodes:
- a CDS encoding PP2C family protein-serine/threonine phosphatase, with product MRFSVFQLSRRGGRVLNEDRMGYCYTREAVLFVLADGMGGHPEGEVAAQLALQVMSVHFQRQAKPLLEDPQTFLVDALLQAHRQILRYASGKGMIDTPRTTLVAAVIQKGKITWIHCGDSRLYLVRGGELLARTRDHSYLEMGEIAAQLKTSSRNVLFTCLGSPSKPIYDVTEPRRLEQGDRLLLCSDGLWGSVDEGHLLRTLHGRTVSQAIPQLVDTALRNAGDASDNVTAIAMEWETPDAFASTMGISTQDIEDNAFESTIQGGPIDDLEDELDDAAIERSIAEINEAIRRSAERQFKR
- a CDS encoding serine/threonine protein kinase, whose protein sequence is MSSKIKPAPLPPGSAIGGYRVVRRLASGGFGVVYLALDAQGKQVAIKEYLPASLATRAPGELQPVVAPEKLSLYRLGLKSFFEEGRSLAQISHASVVSVLNFFRENETVYMVMNYLEGATLQDFIVTARDLKAEKVFRESTIRSLFDEVLRGLRIVHQHKMLHLDIKPANIFITNDDRAVMIDFGAAREVLSKEGNFIRPMYTPGFAAPEMYRRDASLGPWTDIYAIGACIYACMQGFPPNEAPQRQDKDRLALALTKLRGVYSDNLIEVVEWCMAMDPGSRPQSVFALQKELSREGERRYTRLSVSERMRLQLDTLVTDARKNMQKISGAAGLPAAGQERKP
- a CDS encoding YicC/YloC family endoribonuclease; its protein translation is MTGYASAQHGASAEDGGASGRNSRLGLEIRSVNSRFLDLSFRLPDELRAHEPALRAILTARLKRGKVEVRAAIDSDDGNALPDPSTAVLQRLSMLQDTIQSWLPDARSLSVADVLRLSGGGAASSIDWGSVLPALAEQALASLMEARASEGKRLATMLQDRIAQLRKLAADATPLVPQLVEQQRLRFMERWKEAMALAEGAVAPEAAQDRALTEATAFAIRIDVAEEVTRLDSHLDELQSLLKKGGEIGKRLDFLIQELHREANTLGSKSATLELTRISVDMKVLIEQMREQVQNIE